TCATGCTGGACGTCAAGCAGGCCAGACAGACGCTCGAACGCGTCTTCGAGCTGTGGGGTCGGCCGGTGAACCTCATGACCATCGTCAAGGAGATCTCCGACCACGACCGCGAGGTCGCCCGCCGGCGCAACCGCGAGCCCAAGCCCACCGAACAGGGCAAGCTCATCCGGTTCGACGGCGAGAAGTTCGAGGAGACCGACCTCGCGTGGGAGGAGGTCGAACACCTCTCCGCCGACGACGTGGACTACGACACCAAGCCCGAAGAGTGGCTGGCCTGATTCCGCGTCCACCATTTTTCGCGCTCGGTCGCCTACGAGAGGTATGACCGAATCCATCTCCGTCGAGAGGTTCCGCGAGCGCCGCCAGGACGAGGACGTCGTCGTTGTCGACACCCGGGGCGCAGAGAGCTTTGCGGGCTGGCGCCTGCCCGACTCCGTGAACTTCCCGTACAAACCGGGCGAGACGGTCACGAAAGAGGAGTTCCAGGCCGCGACCGGCGCGGCGTCGGACGACGCCATCGTCACCATCTGCGCCATCGGGAAGTCCTCCTACGCCTTCGCCGAGGCGCTCTCTGACCTGGGGTACGACGACGTGGCGGTCGTCGAGGGCGGCATGGCGGCCTACAGCGGGGTATACGACCTCGCGAGGGTCCCGACGCCCGACGAGTCGGTCGATATCGTCCAGCTCCAGCGCCGCGCCAAGGGCTGTCTGGGCTACGTGGTGGGGTGCCGGGAGACGAAGCAGGCCGCCATCGTCGACGCGACCCGCCAGACCGACGAGTTCCGCGAGGCCGCCGAGGGGTTCGGGTACGAGGTCGTCGCCGTCTTCGACACGCACGTCCACGCCGACCACGTCTCCGGCGGCCGCGCCCTCGCCGACGACCTCGGCGTCCCGTACTACCTCGGCGAGCGCGCCGCCGCAGACCGCGAGGTCGGCTACGACTACGAGCCACTGTCGCGGAACGAGGTCGTCACCGTGGGCGAGGTCGCCCTGAAGGCGCTGTACACGCACGGGCATACCTCCGAGTCGGTGAGCTACCTCGTGAACGCCGCGGCGGTCCTGACCGGCGACACGCTGTTCGTGGAGTCCGTGGGGCGGACCGAACTCCAGTTCTCGGGCGAGGAAGCGGTCGGCGGCGCGGAGTCACTGTACGAGACCCTCCACGGGACGCTCCTCGCCGAACCGGACTCCGTGACGGTCTG
This window of the Haloarchaeobius amylolyticus genome carries:
- a CDS encoding MBL fold metallo-hydrolase, translating into MTESISVERFRERRQDEDVVVVDTRGAESFAGWRLPDSVNFPYKPGETVTKEEFQAATGAASDDAIVTICAIGKSSYAFAEALSDLGYDDVAVVEGGMAAYSGVYDLARVPTPDESVDIVQLQRRAKGCLGYVVGCRETKQAAIVDATRQTDEFREAAEGFGYEVVAVFDTHVHADHVSGGRALADDLGVPYYLGERAAADREVGYDYEPLSRNEVVTVGEVALKALYTHGHTSESVSYLVNAAAVLTGDTLFVESVGRTELQFSGEEAVGGAESLYETLHGTLLAEPDSVTVCPGHFPVADDGSTSITPGEPVAATVGERRQSGGLLQADRDEFVREITADLPEKPPNYERVIAVNTGRESLDDEKEAVELELGPNRCAAEE